In Lathyrus oleraceus cultivar Zhongwan6 chromosome 2, CAAS_Psat_ZW6_1.0, whole genome shotgun sequence, the DNA window GTTAATGGCTCTTTATGGAACGCTTCCAAAACCAGAAGAATACTCTCCTCAATATTAGTCATGGATGCACAACAACAACATTATTTTATCTTTGCTGCTTAACTCGGTTTCCAAAGAGATCTCTGCTAGTGTCATTTATGCTGCAGAGATTTGGAGGGAACCCCAAGATCGTTTTCAGCAAAAAAAAGGGTCCTCATGTATTTTAATTGAAAATGAATCTCCTCATATGCACCCAAGGATCATCCAATGTTAGTGTATAGTACACCCAGTTCAAGTTACTATGGGAGGAATGGGGAGAGACAGACATAGGTATGAGCTTTTCCATGATTGAATCTCATAAATCACACTAATCTAGAACTTGGATAGTAGATTTAGGGGCCACCTCTCACATGCGTTATGATATTTATTGCTTTGAGTTACATAAATCTTTAGTTGATAAATTTGTCACACTTCCAAATGGAAATCATATACCTGTTAAAGTTACTGGTAACATTGTTCTAAATAATGCTTTGATTCTTCAAGATGTCTTGTATATTCCCATATTTCATGTAAACCTCATTTAAGTAGGAAAGCTACTCATTAACCCTCATTTGAAATTGATCTTTGATACTCATCATTTATTTATCCAAGATACCAAGCAATCCAAGATGATTGGCAAGGGTGATTTCATTTCAGGTTTATACCTATTTAAAGTTGATGATGTTAATCCAATGACTAGTTTCCCTAATTCTTGTAATTTAGTCTCTTCAATTAATAATTCCAAATTGGGGCATCATAGGCTGGGACACTTGTCTGATTCTATGTTAAAAACTGCTAGCCATAAGATTCCTTTTGTTGTACCTTCTTATTTCAATTCAAATAAATGTACCATATGTCCTTTAGCCAAACTCAAAAGACTTCCATTTAAATATAATAATCACTTTTTTGTACAAAGTTATGGTCTTATACATTGTGATTCATGGGGTCTTTATGGAAAATCTACTTATGATGGTAAAGTTTACCTTTTGACAATTGTTTATGATTTCAGTCATTTAACTAGGATTTATTTGTTAACCAATAAATTTGATGCTCATATCAATATTCAACAGTTCTTTAGTTTAGTCAAGACTCAATTTGGTAAGGTGATCAAAGTTGTGAGAACTGACAATGCTAAAGATCTAGTAATGACTTTGTTTCTTCAAGACCAAGGCATCATTCACTAATATACATGTCCTTATAAGCCTGAAAAAGATTCAATTGTGGAGAGGAAACATCGTCATTTGTTGAATTTAGCAATGTCTTTAATGTTTCATGCCAAGTAACCAATCAGGTTTTGGGGAGACTTTCATAGCCACAACCATTTTCATTATAAACAAAACCCCTTCCATGGTTCTCAAAGGCAAGTCACCTTTTAAACTTTTGTatgaaaaacttcttacttattcTGAGTTCAAATTCTTTGGATACATTTGCTACATTTTCAATATAGTACGACATAGGAACAAGGTCACACCTAGATCAATTCATTTCACTTTCTTGGGATATCCTACTGGCTACAAGGGATTCAAGGTGTATGACTTGATATCCAAAACCTTTCATGTGTTTAAGGACATTGTCTTTCACGAATATACTTTTCCTTTTCATTCCATATCTGACAATAATTATCATATTGATCCCTTTCACCAACTAATCTTGCCAAATCCAATTTATGGCCATGATCCAAACAACTCCAAGTCAGATCTTACCACCATAGAAGATAATTTGGAACATATTTTGCTTGTGCCAACCTCACCTTGTAATGTGCTCATTGTTCCTACCATTTCAACTCTTAGAGGATCGTATATGACACATAGAGCTCCAATTAGTTTGAAAGATtatgtgtgtcacactatgtaTCCTCTCACTCACTCACTTTCATATGATAAGTTATCCAGTCCATACAAGAATTATGTCCTTAATGTGACATTTGTCTATGAACCATAATATTATCATCAGGCTGCAAGTATACCCTGAATAGTGCAAGGTAATGTCTAAAGAAATAACAGCTCTTGAGGCCAATTGCACTTGGACAATCCAACTTATACCACCTGGCAAAAAAAAACGTTTGACGTAGATGGATCTACAAAATAAAATTTAATGTTGATGGATAATTGGAAAAATACAAGGCTCGTCTGGTTGCTAAGGTATACACACAGCAACATGGCCTTGACTTCATAGACACATTCTCTCTAATTGCCAAGCTCACTTCAGTCAGATTCATTCTTAGCCTAGGAGCTGCTTACAACTGGAAACTAGCTCAATTAGACATCAAAAGTGTCTTCTTAAATTGTGATCTCTTTAAATGAATATACATGAATTTGCCACTTGGTTATCCAAGTGAAGGGGAGAACATGGTATGTAAACTACACAGATCATTAAACGGTCTAAGGCAAGCTTCAAGACAATGGTACCATAAATTTTCCACAACAATTATGCAACATGGCTTCAATTAATCATCAGTTGATCACTCATTATTCACAAAAGGAACAGGTAACTTTTGTGACTCTCTtggtatatgttgatgacatagTACTTGCTAGTCCAAATTCTAACTTAATCTAAAAAATTTAGACACTACTCCAAAGCATGTTCAAGTTAAAGCTTCTAGGATATCTCAAATATTTTCTTGGCTTAGAAATTGCAAAGTCAAGCAAAGGAATTCACCTATGCCAAAGAAAATATACCCTGCAGCTACTCATAGACACAAGTTTCATCAATGCCAAACCTTTTTCTCTCCCTATGGACCCTAGTATCAACTTCAATGATGAAGATGGATCATTGCTTAAGGATGTTTCTCAATATAGGAGAACTATTGGTAGATTGTTATATATGACCATTTCTAGACCATGCATTTCTTTTTGCAACAAACAGCTCAATCAATACATGGTTAAACCACGCAAACCTCATTTGAATGAAATTCATGTGCTACAATACTTGAAGGGCACACCAGGTCAAAGAATCATGTTTTCTGCTAATCTATCTCTTCACATTATCTGCTTATTCAAATGCAGATTAGGAGAGTTATCTATCTCTTCACATTATCTGCTTATTCAAATGCAGATTGGGAGAGTTATCTATCTCTTCACATTATCTGCTTATTCAAATGCAGATTGGGAGAGTTACATCACAACAAAGAAATCTATAGAATTTTGCATCTTCATTAGTGCATCCTTGGTAGCTTAGAGATCTAAAAAGCAAGAAATTATGTCAAAATCGTCTACTGAAGCGGAATATAAAGCTTTGGCTTTTGCAACATCTGAGTTGCTATGGCTGAAACAACTTCTGGGGACATTAAATATTGATGTTCCATCATGCAAAGTCGTCTAAGATAGCACTTCTACAATCCAAATGGCAAACAATCCTATTAGTCATGAAAGAGCTAAGAACAATGACATTGAATGTCACTTTATTTGAATGTGTGTTTCCACAAACTTCATCAAATTGATCCATATTTTCATCCAAGTATCAGCTGGGAATTTACAATATATATCTCCCAATTTAAGGAGGAGTACTATGAACTTGATGGGTGGAGTATTATGAACTTGACGTAGAACTTTGGTATTGTTATTTATTTGTTATTATAACTAGCTGAAAGTTAGTTATTGGGTGAAACTATTCAAATTTTTCTTTCCATATATAACTGTAAGATGTCACTTACATGTATCAATACCATTCAATTAAATACTTCTGTCCTTTTCGCATCTAGCACATTGAAATCGTTGTTTGGATAAGGTTAGTAATGTAGGTGAATACCCTTGTGAAAGAGATTGTTGaaagagattttaaaattatGCGAGTGGTTTAAATTGAACAACAACTAGATAGAAATATGGAAAATGTATATAATACTCAAAATTGCTATAAGAGGATTTAATAATATGAGAGATATTCCACTAATACAAATACTAGTTGATTTACATTAGCCGGTAGCTATACGTAATCAACTTCTCAACTTTTGTAActtcaatttcaaaaaaaataaaatctTAGGATAAAAAAAATGTTGTACACAGGATTCAtttgttttgactttttaaaaaaataatttttataataatattgtatacaaaaattaaaaaataaactttataaaaaaattaaataaaaattaatttaaataattattctcaaaatattattttaaatattctactatttttattaaaatatttattaattatttaaaattttaaaaatcacttaattgaatatcaaaatttcaaaaaatcaaaaTCTAATTGTGAAgtaatttcaaataattttttaaataccTTTTGAATAAATTGtaatacaaaaaaaaatcattttttaaagGCAGAACAAAAAGGTTCATTTATCTACCATTAATACAAGAACATATCTACAAAAATTTGATATATAACCAATTAGCTATACCTATACACAATTGAAAAGGATGACAAAGTCCATTGAAATTCAACGCCAAAAATTCAAAATCCATGACACTTAACTATATAACCAAAAAAGGTCATGTTTTTATTACAGAAACACAGCATTGAATAAAAACATAAACCAAATTTGAACAAACTTTTAAATAAACTGATTTTTTTCCAATTTACAATCGACAACAAATGCAGATTATCTTGGAAAATAATCATGAAATATATGAGTATATGCAAACACAACTTAGGCAGAGTCCATTCATATAGTTCAAAACAATTATAAAGTTCATATCTTGAATTTTCTATTAAATTCGAGTATGCAAAATGGGAAGAGCATGGAAAATAAACTAGCAAAATCAGAAAAACACCTTTGCTGAAGACATCAACCAGCACCAAAATGGCACAGATCATCGCCTAAATCATATTCGATACATGAATAATTGCAGAGAAACTGAACCACTTGATAACAGTGTGAGAAATGCCATATCCTCCAATGTAGGATAAGGATTAAACTAAACAAacatttcaatttcaattttaAAATTCTATCTTACTCTTTATTGAATCCAAACTTCCAACTCAACTATAACACAATAGACTTGTAATCAGTAGTACACCAAAAACCTAGTAACTGCAGTTAATAAGATAAGAGCATTGCTCCAACACACATCGGTTTTAATCCTCATAAAACAAGCAACTACAACCAAAGCAGTATGCCAACTTTGACATAAATAAAATTAACAGGCTTCAAAAACAAAAGCCATAGAAGCATCATTATTTTATGACGAACAAAATTGAAGCATATTTCTGAGTAAAAGACTTGTAAATCTAACCTCTACAACATCCCCATTCAAATTCTCCTTCCTCATATTACTCATATCAGAGAAAAATCACCTCCGTTTTGAGTAGTAAACAAAGATCAAAGCTGCTGCCCCCAAAACAGCCACTGTAGATCCCGCTCCCGCTGCTACAATCGGCCACTGCAACTTAACTTCATTCCTCTCACGCTGTAGCCCATTCAAATCCCTATCAACTATCTCAACAGCTTTTTCATTCAGTGCTTTGATCTTCTTCTCAGTTTCCACTGCTTCCTCGCGCAATCGAACAATATTCAATTCTAAACCCTTTGCTTTCTCCTCAGAATCTTTAAGGGCCTTCTCCAAACTCAGTTTCTCCTCAGACCAGTCCCCTGACTCGTGTTTCTTCTCACCAGCAACCTTCTCCAATTCCTCAACCTTGTTTCTAAAACCCTCAATTTCCCTATCCTTCTCACCAATGGTATCCCTCAACTCCTCTTCAACTCTAATCCTCTTATTCCTCTCCTCGATTTCCTTCATCTCAAGAACACCAATTCTCTTCTCTAAATCCCTCAACCTCGCCTCACTCTCCGCTTTCACCTTCTTCAACCCCTCCACTTCCTTCACCAAATCTTCAACCCTAGACTCCTTCTCTTTCAAAACCGCCTTCAATTCATCACATTCCTGCTTCAACTCTTCCCCAGCACTCAAATCCGATACCATATCATGCTGAAGCCTCGCCACTTGAGTCTCAAGCTCCACCGCCCTAGCCGCAATAGCCTCCGTAGCCTTCGCAGCATCCTGCGATCTCTCCACTTCAGCCTGCAACTCATCAATCTTCTCCCTCATCTCCTCACCCTTGCTCCTCAATTCATCAATCTCCACTGTCAACTTCTTGATTTGCTCCTTCTTCTCATTGTTCTCACTCACCAATTCATCTCTCTCACGCTCCAACACAGAGATCTTCGTCACAGATCGCTCCTCGTGCTGATCCTCGACGCCGTTCGAAACGCCATCATCCGCCATAGTTAATTctgcaaaaataaaataaaatcacAATCCGTAAATCAACCGAAAATCCACAAATCAACCGAAAATCCACAAATCCGAATCAAAATCGAAAATCTAGTACCTAGTTTAACTGCGAACTAAATTAAAAACCAGAAACTAAATAAATAAACTCTAAACTATTTATCAACGAATCAAAATCTGTAAATCAATCGAAAGTCCACAAATCGGAATCAAAATCGGAAATCTAGTACATAGTTCAACTGCGAACACAATCAAAAATCAGAATCTAAACAAACAAATTCTAAACTATTTATCAACGATTCATGAATGATTACATAAACTTTTGAAGTATCAATAAATAAATTTCTATGCAAAATTCAGAGTAAATAAACAAGAGAAATTAAAAGTAGTATGGATCGAGAGAAACCGTGATGCGTAGTTCAGAGAAAATCGGAGAAGAAATTTCGCAGGAAAATTGGTTGATTTTTTTTCTGGGAAAGTGATAGAGTAATGAGAACCTTAGTTTATGAAAGGCGTAGAAATAAGAAGGATTAGGGTTTTGAGTGTGAGAGTGAAAAAGTTTTTAACTTTatagtttttatttatttattttcgttcGATGGAAATTACCGTTTTTAATATTTGCTTTctcagaaaagaaaaaaaaaagtgaaaTTTTAAAAAGAGAAAACGAACCAGGCAACGGTTCAGATTCGAAATGCTATTCTTCCCGAATAGTGGTGTCGTTTTCCAACGGGTATGAGACTATGAGTTGATGGCaggtttttttaccgagataacccagtttttcgaaaaaattcccaaaataacccagttttcagcaaaattctcaatctaccccacttttaggaggtgtctccaattgaattggcgactcctcttaaaaattacaaggaggcgccaattggattggctagggcaggtgccctagccaatccaattggcgcctatgtgtaatttttaagaggagtcgccaattcaattggcgacacCCTTAAAAAAGGCTCAAATGgcaaaacctccaacatgaaagttgtagatcttttcaatacaatgaatttggacataaattttgcatcatttggattttttatgagaaagttatgggcagttgaagttggacttctgattttttcaactgttatctgacgtataatgttttgcattatcgcatgtgtttcttttagaaatatgaaattttgtccaacataacatttgaagtagacatctcaaattttgcaatgcacttggtcccacctcaaaataattaaaaatgagtgagttaggtccttgcgaacttgacccaaaattatggtttctgtcaaaacatgtgtatgtgaattttgccaaaagggaccaacttcaagcccttctgtttgaatgataaaaagctcaaatgacaaaacctttaacataaaagttgtagatattttcaagataaagaatttggactaaaattttgcatcatttgcatttttttgagaaaggtatgggcacctgaacttggactctttgacatttcaactgttatctgacgtataatgttttgcattatcccatgtgtttattttagaattatgaaattttgttcaacataacattttaagtagacatctcaaattttgcaatgcacttggtcccacctcaaaataattaaaaatgagtgagttaggtccttgcgaacttgacccaaaattagggtttctgtcaaaacatgtgtatgtgaattttgccaaaagggaccaacttcaagcccttctgtttgaatgataaaaccctcaaatgacaaaaccttcaacataaaagttgtacatcttttcaagacaatgaatttggactaaaattttgcaatatttgcaatttttttgagaaaggtactaaaattctaattttttttgcaaatgatgcaaaattttagtccaaattcattgtcttgaaaagatgtacaacttttatgttgaaggttttgtcatttgagggttttatcattcaaacagaagggcttgaagttggtcccttttggcaaaattcacatacacatgttttgacagaaaccctaattttgggtcaagtttgcaaggacctaactcactcatttttaattattttgaggtgggaccaagtgcattgtaaactttgagatgtctacttcaaatgttatgttgaacaaaatttcataattctaaaagaaacacatgggataatgcaaaacattatacgtcagataacagttgaaatgtcaaagagtccaagttcacgtgcccatacctttctaaaaaaaaatgcaaatgatgcaaaattttagtccaaattctttatcttgaaaatatctacaacttttatgttaaaggttttgtcatttgaggtttttatcattcaaacagaagggcttgaagttggtcccttttggcaaaattcacatacacatgttttgacagaaaccctaattttgggtcaagttcgcaaggacctaactcactcatttttaattattttgaggtgggaccaagtgcattgcaaaatttgagatgtctacttcaaatgttatgttggacaaaatttcatatttctaaaagaaacacatgcgataatgcaaaacattatacgtcagataacagttgaaaaaatcagaagtccaacttcaactgcccataactttctcataaaaattccaaattatgcaaaatttatgtccaaattcattgtcttgaaaagatctacaactttcatgttggaggttttgcCATTTGAGCCTTTTTTAAGGgtgtcgccaattgaattggcgactcctcttaaaaattacacataggcgccaattggattggctaggacacctgccctagccaatccaattggcgcctccttgcaatttttaagaggagtcgccaattcaattggagacacctcctaaaagtggggtagattgagaattttgctgaaaactggattattttgggaattttttcgaaaaactgggttatctcggtaaaaaaaccgTTGATGGCATGGGTATAGGTATTATTCCCTTAAACTCTTcatttttgaagaaaaatgaatatttatttaaaaaaaagttaattACTATGCATTCAATTCAGAAAAATACTTACATAGAAATACACTTAATTTATATTcttaaaaatatttaataaaagatgagaaaattttaaatttatttaaaatttatttatcTTTCAATTAAATTGTGAGTGACTGTGATATAAATGagagaaaaaaatatttttattttatattaataaaaaaattataattggTTGTGTGTATAACTAGTATTATAGTTATTTTTATCTAAAAAAATTCTTTTAATTCATTACCAtcattcatttttattattttataaataattaaaataaaaattaataattaattgATCGTATAAAATTATTTTAATGTATTTAAACTAAATTCAAAAAATAGAAAAGACATTCATATATATTATAAAGGAAAAAATATAATTACAAATTTGGGGCTAGATCtgacaaaaaaaaaaaaggaaaaaataaaaactTATAAAAAAGACAATAATGCATTACAAGTACATCAAGATATCAATAAAGAAAAATTGATATGGAAAAATCAATGAGACTATAATATGTGAGTATATCAAGTTAAGCAATTTTGAAGTTAGACAAGTTAAAAAGTCATAATGAAGAATGGAACACCATAAAAATTTACTATATTAATGCTATTATATCAAAAATGGTTTATGTTTTTGGTTGCTCAGAGGGCTCATATTCTATTTATGAAATTATCATGCTTGTCTCCCAAAAACGAAACAAGAGTCAGAAGCATCTTACTTACATGCAGTTATCAATCACTGGTCATATTTTAAGGAAAATGCGTGTCACTTTCAAGCTACGATTCATATTCTATTCAAATTTCATTTCTCGCTCTTTTACTAATTTGAATGTTAGAGTGTTAACCTTGCGGGTCAATTCTTGTTCCACCGTGGTGTTGACCTTGTAAGCCAACCTCTGTTGCACCGCATTAAAAACCTAGAACCACCGCAATTTATTGTGGATCTCACAACACCAATCTTCACATAGTTTTGGATCAGAACATTGGCAATCTGTGGGAATTGACACTTGATTCTTGCAATTTCCACTGTTTACTGATTCTGGATTCAAGTGAATCGGATCCATATCTCCTTTGAATGAAGCATAGATATCCATCTTCAGACCAATTTCTCCAAGTTTGGAATCAAACTTCTTGCATCTGACGCACTAGATGATGGTAGCTTTTAAAGCCACTCGTTCCGCCATTCAACAGTAAGCAATCGCAACCGCTAAAGCAACTAGGAACCATTCGCTTCCTCTTTCTTAAGGGATCGACGATTAAGTCCGGACAAAAACTTCTTTCATTCCTTCCCCGCATAGGCTTGTCCAGCCTAGGGTAGATCCAAGAGTATCTCAACCTCACTCATTCACTAGAACCGCTCCACAATTCTATCTAGGCGAGCTTTCCTCCAGACCTACATTACCACCTCCTGTTTCTAACTCTTGTAGGTTAATCTTGGCAAGCAAGTAGCTAATGAGTTATTGAACAACATGTACCAGATAGTTTAATAACATAATTCCCAAGCCTTTATTCAAAGGTTTACTCGTATCAAAGAGAGCCCACACAATGCCAATTTGAAGAACAACACCGTGTTAATGGTGGCATCGCACAAAATTGCGGAGCTAATAAGAGGTCTGGGAAAAGTCCAAAGATCTTTAAAGCGCCAGCGACACAAACGTCACACTCTTTCCTTAGATTCTGAAGGAAGAAGAGATAGTCACACTCCTTTTGAGGTTTGCTGACCAAGGAGGAGAAAGAGACGAAAAAGAAGCCTTACCCCAACAACATAAGCCTTTGTCCATACGCATATTAGATGGTAGGATCCCAAAATCTCTATAGAAGCCTCATAAGCTCTAGAGTTAAAATAGAAATGGAGATCCATATGAACATGTCGAGCATGTGGACAATCGACTGGACTATTACCACGCCAACAAAGACGTGAAGTGAAATTGGTTTGTTAAAGCATGGTTTAAGTCCCTCCCAGACTGTAGAATGGACTCTTTTCTCGACCTTTGTGAAGCTTTCACTACCCACTAAGAAAAGACAACTGACCGCCATGGTCGTCCTCAACAGATGGACACAAGGAAAGAAAGATACCATGCACATGTACATTGATTAGTTTACCAAAGTAGTTGTGGCAGTGGGAGGATCGGATGAGAGTTTAAAATGTTGGATCTTCGAGAAAGGCCTTATACCAGATTGTGTTTTCCGAGAGAAATTAGGGTGAAAAAAAAGCCCATAACCTGAAAGACTTTCCAAGTAGGGAATAACCCTATATCAATTATGAAGAGAAATTGTTGGAAGATAAAGGCATCGGGACACCTGGAAGTTCTGAATCTAGTCGGGCATCATACAAGGATTTTGGTCGGACGAAGGAAGAAAGCAAATAGAGGCCTCGTCTAAGGTCTGATTCGTATACTCCCTTGAACATGTCGTATGAGAGAAACATTAAGGAGTGTGCAAACACATGGTTTATGAAGCATGGATAAATAACCCATACTCATTCAATAAATTTTCATAAACAGACAAATCCAAGTAATTTCGTTTCTATAAAAGTCACGGTCACAACACCAACGAAGACATGTCAGTTTCTTGCAGTACCACGGTACGACTTTCAAGAATGATAATACGCGTACCGTCCCTGGAGATTACCACATCCCTAAGAAGAAGAATTTATCCTTGACTTTCGTTAGGGTTTTGATAAAGACAAATACATcaaaaaaggaagaaaaagataaaGACAATAATGAGAACAAAATAAGTAAAAGTGAAGACATTTATCAATTAAAGGCAATTGTAGAGATCTTCAAACTTTATGTTTAATCTTTATCTTTAAAATATCATGATTCGTGTCTTATATCAGTTAAAAGCTTAGAAAATATCACATAAACATAAGTTAACATGTTTCCAACTGAAAACATTGAAATCATTGAATTAAGGCCTTTAAAAGTGTTATTAGTAAATGATTACCATAAAGTTGTAATTGATTACCAATGGTAGatttttaatttttgtacataAAGGAACTAGTTAATCGATTACCATAGATTGTTGAGAACCTTAGTTTATGAAAGGCGTAGAAATGAGAAGGATTAGGGTTTTAAGTGTGCGCGTGATTTTTTTTTAACTTTATAGCTTTTCTTTTTTTCGTTTAATGAAATTACCATTTTTAATATTTGCTTTTTCGAAAAAAGGTGAAATTTTAAAAGAGAGAGAACGAACCAGGCAACGGTTCCGAATCAAAATGTTATTTTCCCGAATAATGGTGTCGTTTTCCAACGGGTATAAGGTTATGGGTGGGCATGGTATTATTCCTATTTTTATTTACCGTTTTGAAAATATATCACCAATACGAAAAAAAATATAATCCATTGATATTGATATGTTGCAAAATCGGAAATGGTGATTATTGTGGAATCAACAACGGAACGGAGCCTCCGATGCACTACATTGTTGTGACATCATGGATCGGAGGTTGCAATCACGGTGCTTTTTGAACCAGTGGTGTCAGTGTTGAAGTGATGTTGTTAATAGTGTTGTCGTCTCCAATATGGTGAACCTAGAGACCCACATGGTTAGCACTTCAATGCCCAAGTAAGTTTAGGTTCCAAATTGAAGGTAGTGAAAGTGGGGATTAGAGATTGTGTATTTGTTAACCTCTTACAAAAGTAATTATACCTTGGGTCTGGAAGAGTATGCTAGACAATGGGCCATTTCTCTTTTGATTCATTGGAGAAAAAGTCGAGCTCTTACATACTTTTCTGGTTCAGCTATTGGATCTTCTAAAGTTATAATACTATGATTTCTTCGCATTGAACGACGAGGGTTGCCTTAatctagacggtgtaacaacaggtTATGAAATTTGACGGTATTGGTCtccgacaacggcgccaaaaacttgtTCGCGAGATTATGAGTGTATCGGATTAACTAACTGCAAGTGTACAGTCTATCGCATAGTTTTAAAAGACATTGATCCCATTGAGAACTAATTGTGAATCTATCGTTTCttattgttatggtgtttatctatGACAACTAAATTAAGAGTGGAACAAGACGAAAAAAAATAAACTTTAATAAATTCGGGCAAGTAATACCGGGATGTGGCTCTCATCAAACAACAGTACTCTTGATTACTTCTAAATAGGATTGATGTACGTGGCAAAattttctactttgaaaagaatGTAATTGAACAAaaactgtcgctttcgcgtattcagaatTGGATTTGACTCTCTAATTTATACCGTCCACTGTCATGTGTGACCGGCGCTTATTGCGTTAAAGTAGTAAATCTTATTTTAAGAAATCAGACTCTTTACTCAGTGAAAAGTAATTTTTATTGGAAAATTTAACTTAAAAGGGTTCCAAGCTTTCGCT includes these proteins:
- the LOC127121692 gene encoding uncharacterized protein LOC127121692 is translated as MVLKGKSPFKLLYEKLLTYSEFKFFGYICYIFNIVRHRNKVTPRSIHFTFLGYPTGYKGFKVYDLISKTFHVFKDIVFHEYTFPFHSISDNNYHIDPFHQLILPNPIYGHDPNNSKSDLTTIEDNLEHILLVPTSPCNVLIVPTISTLRGSYMTHRAPISLKDYVCHTMYPLTHSLSYDKLSSPYKNYVLNVTFVYEP
- the LOC127117743 gene encoding peroxisomal and mitochondrial division factor 2 codes for the protein MADDGVSNGVEDQHEERSVTKISVLERERDELVSENNEKKEQIKKLTVEIDELRSKGEEMREKIDELQAEVERSQDAAKATEAIAARAVELETQVARLQHDMVSDLSAGEELKQECDELKAVLKEKESRVEDLVKEVEGLKKVKAESEARLRDLEKRIGVLEMKEIEERNKRIRVEEELRDTIGEKDREIEGFRNKVEELEKVAGEKKHESGDWSEEKLSLEKALKDSEEKAKGLELNIVRLREEAVETEKKIKALNEKAVEIVDRDLNGLQRERNEVKLQWPIVAAGAGSTVAVLGAAALIFVYYSKRR